TGTTTTGCTTATTCTCAATTAATTCTGTTTGCTATTTCCAGAtcaactaacaacaacaacaacacacacacacatagacccCTTGGAAACTCTCCAGAAATTGAAAACCAGGTATCTATGTACTAGGTGGGCTATCATGCTGATGTCAAGCTGAGGTTCTCTGGTGCACTTCAGAGCGGAAGCATAGCTAAGGACTGGCCTTCTTTGATGCTGCCATGCCACCATGCCTTAACTAAGTCTTTGTCTGGAGGATGGTGGCAGCACCAGCATCTTACAGCTCTGGGTTTTGGTTAGGTCTAGACTGGCAGGCATCAGTGCCCTCTCCCTTTCAAAGATCTTTAAttggggcagggccaggaccaCAAGAGGCAGCTGGTTTTGGTAATCTAGAAAGGCTCCTTGAAAGAGCCTTGTGTTTTCAATAGTGACATCTTCAAGCCAAGAGAGGCAAAACCCAGAAAAGCCTCTTGTTGGCCCACTgagtcctgcctccttcccctcagcTGCTCTTCCCAGGGACAGTTCTTGGAGGcagtaaggaaataaaatgccCAGGCCCAAGTCTCAGGTTTATCATGTGATTCTTGGTTTCCCTCATCCTGCACCTGGCTCTCCTTGAGAACAACCCCCGGGCCTAGGGCAGGATGTGCCTCTTGAGCAATTCATGTGCAGCCCAGGAAACAAACGAGGAGGAAAGACTTCTGTAGTGATCTTCTGAGACACTATGTAAAGTCCTTTGAGAAAACTAGAATGGTGTTGGCATGAGGACCCAAACTGACGGCTGATGAGGCAGAtaagcatctctctctctgaggTGGTACAATAAATGCGGTTGATATTAATGTTTGGAAAGAGATCTCTTGGGCTGTTGGACAGGGACCGTGTGTGCTCTGGCTCCTGCCCTTGGTGGGCAGGTCTCCCTGAATCCAGATTAACTATCCAGCCTTGCACCTTACCGGGCCTTGAGGGACATGAAGCTTTTGTGGTAGGAGGAATGCACATCCAATGCCAACAGCCGGGGAATATCTGGGCGCCCCCCTAGCTGGTcccagggcaggctggcaggggtCTTCTTTTCTATTGGGTGACTGGAGGAGGTCACATCAGTCTTCCACATGGCCTCCATCTGTTTCCCCTGTTGGCTAGAGGGTGGGGATCAAAAgtataaaaagagacaaagagttAAATACATGGTGAGAGACTGAGAAGCAACAAGCTCTCTAGGGCCACAGGCCCAAGACACTAggccttattttcttcctttctcaaatAGTTCTCATCACCCTCCTTGTCACCTCTCTTCCCCTTAACCTAAGTCTAACCCCCCTGCGCTCCTTTGCCTGAGGAGCTGCTGGAAGAGGCTCCCAGGATAGACCCCATATTTCCATGCATATACCCTGGGGCTGAAGCCCTGAACTGGCCACAGTAGCGTTCGTAGGTCTTCTCAGCTGCCCAGAGGCTCACCATCTCTCTTTTTGAGTCTGGGCATCACAGAGTGGGAACGATCAAGCTTGTTTATATGGATGGACCAATGGAAGGTGCGGGATCCATGCCCAGGGTAGAAATCATTGTAAGTTCTCAGCTGTGGGTCCTCAGAGTCTTTCAGTTGCATAGTTTGAAACATACTTggtcaggctggcccctgaagccCACACACCCCCATCTAGGCCAGTGGccagagctgggcagggaggcTGAGAAGACAGGTTCCTGCAACTCATGGGGGGAGCTTTGCCTGTCTGTGCCCTGGCTGAGCTGCCATCCTCCCCAATCTGGCcacccctgctccctgcctccccactcaTCCAgctggctgccccctgggctttGTTGCACCTACCAGGCTACCCGCAGGGGCACACGTTCTGGGTGCTTGGACGTACAGTGCTCCAGAGGCTGCTTGCAGGAGCGGCTGCTGGAGTGGATGTGCTGGAGTAAGGATGGGGGCGGCTTGCTTTTCCTTGACTGTGGGGAGGTGACCACAGGGGTGTGCAGGTGAACATTCCACTCCAGCTGGAGCTAGAGGAATCAGCAGAGAGGCATCAGGGAGACAGGAATTTATTTATCCCCTCTCTAGGGAAGGAGGGCGCATTGCCTGACTCAGGGCTGAGCAGAGAGGGTAAGACCCAGGGAATTCCTCCAATTAGAGACCCCTGGGACTCCAGGGTATCAAACGTCCTAGAAATTCCTTCAATTCTTCTTTGCTGGGTTAGttcctgttttctcctttattgtgGAAAATCTGGACAATGGGCaaaacagcaaggaaaaaagCGAAAGGAAGCCAAAGCAGGTGGAACTCCTGGGAACACTCACAGGGTTCAGGATGGGACCTGGAGAGCTCTGGGTATCTTTTcatccagcccagccctggcagTGGGCAAGGGGCTAGGGGAACCCTCACAGCCGCCCAAAGAATTATCATATGGTCCCTTTCCTTCTCAACCTCAAAACCAATTTAGCAAATCAAGACACCTACAGGAGATGACCAGGACTAGTACAAGGTGACAGGAAACTGGGTTGGGAGATACCTCCATGGCCAAGTGCCTAATGCCGGCACTTAAACCAAGTCCCTCAGCACACTGCTTCCCCTAGACTCAGGCCGCTGCTGCTCAGGACTCAGGGGCATTACCTCCTGACCCAACCCTATGAGAGATCCCAGCAGGCTCTGAGTCACTGCTGTGGGATTCTCCAGTCCCTTGAAGCCATCGTGGCCCCCTGTGGTGTCAGCACTTGTTGCTTCTCTGCCCCCGCAGCAGGGGAAGAGTAGAATAAACTGAAGCCAGCCCTCAGAGAGTCAAAATAGGTCAAACCCAATGGATCGGGACTCGGGATGACTTGGGACTCTCAACAGCAACACCGAAACCTAGAAGGCAAGGAGCAGCGCCTTCAAAATCGTGAGGGAAAATGAATTCTAACTTAGGTACTCATATCCAGGCAAACTGTCAATTAAGAGTGAGCGTGGATACTaagtaaagatgttttcagacaaCCAGGGTCTCAGTGAGGTTGTCTGCCAGAAGCCCTTTGTCAGAGAGTGACTGGAGGAGATATTTCACTAAAACAAGGGAGACCTGGCAGCTAGAAAGCAGGGGAGGCATCTCCAGAGAGAAGCAAAGCGAGTCCCCAGCACGAGGGGAAGAGGACAGCTGGGAGCAAGCCTGGAGAGCAAACAGAGCTGACAGGAGCAGGCAGAGGCCCCCGGGGAGGGAGAACCTCAGTGCAAAGTTGGCACAATGGTCTCAGCTACCTCCCCCTCCAGAGGGGTCTCTTCTACAGCTCTTTTGGTGggtcctttctctcttgctctccccATATATGGAGATTGGAAAGCTGCCCTTTCTCACACTCTGGCCACCTCCTGCCTGCacctcttcctggttcagaggCTGTAACCTGCTCTCTTacttctcctctgctctcctgacCCCCAGTCACCCTACATCCCCACTGGCACATTTCCTGGCCGCATCCCTACTGGCTGTGCTGATCCCTGAGAAGGTCgcggggagggcaggaggcctACCTTGGGGAACATGGTCACCATGCTGCTCAGGCACTCTCGGTGCTTCTCCTCCAGGTCCTTCTGCTTGTCCTTCCAGGGCTGCAGCTGGAGGTTCTGCTGGTGGTCGATGTTTTCCAGGAAGATGTAGAGGTTCTGGGCCTTGTAGGTTGCCCCAGTTTCTCGCAGGCCTTGTATATGGTTGATCACTTCTTCTCTGGGAAGAGAGGGAAGTGATTTAGTGGACGAAggggcctcctcctccccacaagTCTGTTAACCGGAGATGATTCAGTGTTTATAATTCCTGGGAGCAAGAAGAGAAACGGAGGTGGGTAAGAGCTGGGAAAAACAGGGAGCAGAGAAGTGAGATGTGGTGTCAGGTGAGGAGCCTCAGGCTGGGCTGGGAACAGGAAGAGAAAGTGAGGCAAATGGGGAAGCATATTAGGTGGATTATGGACAGGGcagtaggaagagagagagaaataggaagCAGGCTTAGAGGAAAAGCCCACAACAGGCAGAACAATATGTAAGTGCCTGACCTCCCACTCCTGTAGGGTTGCCCAAGGCCCCCAGGTTAGGCATCCTTTGCTATTTCCCACCCTCAGGGGGACCTTGTCCAGGCCTGGGGTGCTTCTCCTTGTCCCGGCTTTCCCTGTGCTCCTCCTCTCCTGTTGGGTTTTGGCTCTGCCCACACACAGCAGTGGGTGTGGGTGGGTGCTGGGCGGGTGCCAGGGAGGACCTACCGGAGGCTCTGGAAGCGTCTGTAGAGGATGTACTTATGGCACAGGCACTGCAGCCTGAGTGCGTTCAGCtccatggtggtgatggtgagcTCCAGCGCCCTGCTGCGCAGGTAGTGGGGCAGCCCCAGCTCAGCCTCTTCACTCAGGAGCTGCAGATTCTTCCTCTGGGCCTCCACATCCATGTGGTATGTCTTCCCCTTAAGAGTTACAGGGGATATCTGCAGAGGTGGCTGGGTCACTTTTTGGATGGATATGCCCCTGACAGGAAAAGAGGCCGATTTCCTGGGCTTTGTGGGAACCCAGTGGGCCCGTGGTTTTTGGGTTAACGTGGCTGAACTCACGGTCCTCTGGTTTCCAGGGGAAGGCTGCTGGGTATCAGGGGACCTGGGCAGGTGTGGCCTCCTGCCTTGGTGAGCAGATTGGGTCCGGCTTGGGGGAGGTGCTAATGATGATTTCTCCAAGTCCCTCCATCGACTGGTGGTCATGAAGATCATCCTCTCCCCGTCCTCCCCTGGTTGCTCTGGCTCCCTCCATGGGTGTCTGTGCTCCTTTCCTGGCTGGCCCAATCTCTGCTGCTGCTCCCTTGCCACGTCCTCCATCTCCCACTGCCGCAGCTTCTCCTGGTGCTCCTGTTCCTGTAGGGCCCACTTCTTCTGCTGCTGCAGccacctctcttcctcttccagccACTGCTGCCTCCGCCTCTCCCAGCTGAGTTCTTCTTCCCAGTGTTCCACCTTGCTTTCCAAGGCCTCCTTCCTGGAGCTCTCTTGGGACAGCTGCTTCCCAAAATGGGGCTTAATTTGAAGTCCTTCCTTTTCCTGGtctgcttcctggaagaagtcCTTCTGATCTTTGactttgtggcctggggtttctgcCATCAGTCTTTCACATTTCTTAGGAAACTTGTGATCCACCAAAGATGGCCACACGGGCTGAAGACTTTCAGTGTCTGTACTGCTGTACACATCTGCGATCCTTGAATACATGGTCATGGTGCAAAGTGGCTGATACGTTGAAGGCCTAGCACCACTGTCCCCAGCTGTGGCCATAGGACTTGGGGAGAGTGGTGAGAACAGCTGATCCTCTTTCTTGGGTTCTTCTTGGGTTTCCTCCAtgactgtttctttctttgggaGGGTGTCTCTCTCAAGAGGGCCTGGGGAGTCAACCAGTATCTTAGCTGAGTCTTCTGCTTGACCTCTAGCAGACTCAGCCTTCTTCAGCTGGAACTCTAAGGCATGCTTTATCAAGAGAAGGTCATGGTACTTTCCCCCTAGAATTTCCACCTGCTTTAGTAGGGCATCCCTCTTGCTCTCGAGGATTTGGAGGGATTTCTGGAAGTACAGCCTCTGGCTGCTGAGTTCTTTGGTCATCTCTATTTTCAGGGACTTGTATTTGGTCTCCAGGCTCCTGTTTTCCTTGTGCTGGAGGATCAAGGCCTTGTTGAGGTTCTCAACCACAGCGTACATGTATCTGATGGCCCTGACGTCCCCCTGGTTGAACATAGTGGAGTCCAGGAGCTCCTGAAGCATGGACTTCACCTCAGAGACCCTTGTGCAGGTAGTGTGCTTGTCCTGGAGCATCTTCTCTGGGCTCGGTGGCTGAGGGTAGGATGTAGAGTTTTGTGGGCTTTGTTCCTGCCAGCCCGGCCAGAAGGTGCATTTAGACGCTAGGAGAGGTGAAGAGAACAAGGCAACAAGCTCCCCTGGGTCCCAAGGATTACTTATTCTCCAGACCCTGCTTGGCCAATTCCCATCCAGCCCTCTTAGGGCTTTGGCAAGAATCAGGAGTTGGGGCTATATGTGAGGCCAGGGGAGATGTTGTCAAGAAAGATCTCTGCTGGGCTCGCAGCTTGGCCAGAGCTTACCTGTCAAGGTCTGCCAGCTCCATAGCACCTGCAGGGCCCAGAGGGGCCTGCAACTGTTCAACCCACCTCAGCTCAATTCAGCATATTCCTGATCCTCCATATTTCCCTGGAGTAGAGTTATTTTTCTAATCATGCTACTTCCCAGCCTCAATATCTGTGTTTGGCTCCCTATTACCAACTATCCAAACTCTGGAAGCTACCTGGCACTTACACTCCagatcacctgggaagctttatttctgtttcctgttaTCACTGCACTGTGTTTGTAGAGAATTTATCTCATGGTCCTACAACTGTtcacatgtcttttttttttttttcttggtgaggaaaactggccctcagctaactactgttgccaatcttcctcttttgcttgaggaagattgtcactgagctaacatctgtgccaatcttcctctgttttgtatgtgggacgccacctcagcatggcttgatgagtggtgtgcaggtctgcacccgggatctgaacccatgaaccctgggcttccaaagcagaatacacaaacttaaccactatgccactgagccgaCCCCAagttgttttttgggtttttttttaatgactaatgtctttttccatttggGGAGTCATGAACTCCTTTAATACTCTGATAAAGGCAGGGGACCTTCTCCTCAAGAAAATGCACATAAACCCAGATTGTATACCCTGTGTTCCAATCCATTCATAGACCTCAGCTCCACAGGGCTGGTTATGGTTGTAGTTGTACCCACTTGGACCTACCATGTATAGGGCTGCTGGTGATTATCTTGGAGCATCCACTCATTTGCCTATTCAATGAACATCACTGGCAGAAAAAACACTGGCTAACTTTGGATGAGGGGCTAacagaaatatggaaattaaatgaCATTGAAGTCAAACTAGCATCTAGCTAATGTTGTCAGAGAGGCCATGTAGCCTAGTGGTTCAGAGTTTGGATTCTGGAATCAGACAACTTGGGCTTGAATCTCATCCTTACCACTTGCTTTGGGCAAGTTTCCTAACTTCTCAGTGCCTCCATTTCTgataaatggggataatcatagcATCTACTTCATGGGACTTAACTAGGTTATCCATGTTTAGTGCCAAGCACAGTACCAGGTAACTAGTAAGTGCTCGGTAACTAAGccctaaaaagaaaggaataagacACAGCCTTTGCCACccaggagtttataatctagcaAGGAAATAAGTCAAGTACATGACTAACTACATCTCAAGACATAATATGGTAAGATTGTAGGGAAGATTGTCTCCTTCTCATCTAcctttccctgcttctcccctccACCAACTAGCAACTTTGTTTGACTGATAAGGAACCTGGCTATGAGAATCAACAATAAAGCACCAATAGCTATTATTAAGCCCTGAGCATGTTCTAAGCATGGGGTCTCACGCCAAGTGGAATCCTGCAAGTAGGCAGTGTCCttcttattttgtatatgaggaacgtgaggttcagagagatgaaatTACCTGCCCCAAGTCAGCCAGAAATTGGCATATGGGATtcgaactcaggtctgtctgactctgaagCTCATGCTCTTGAGTAAGATTGAGAAGTCAGAAAACCTAAGTTTGGGGCCTGGCTTTGCTGCAAGCTTTCTTTGTGgtccttctcttctctgagcttcagtgttctcatctacaaaatgtaGGAGTTAGATAATCTGAGATCCCGTCTAGTGATGATAGGAGTCAAGTTTCAAGGCTGAGCCATGTTGTTGACTGACCACTTCTGGAGCAGCCACAATTGAAAAGCCTCTGGCTGAGTCTCATCAGACTTCTTGACTCTGCAGCTGGGTTTGGAGTAAGGAAAGGATGTTCCTCAGGCTCTAGCTACAGACTCCAGCCTTTCTGGCCTTCTAGACTTCTTCCCCAGAACCTTTATGAGGCCGCAGCTCCAGGAAGCACCAACAGGGACCTGTCTCCATATCACCCCTACTTCCAGCCCTGAGGGACTGCTCAGCACTGTTTGGTGCTCATCCTGTGTTCAACACCACAACCTCTCACTACTGCCCGTCCATCTCAGATAAAGCTTTTGTTATGGAGGAGAGTCGGGGAGACTCCCATAGACCCTGGAGTGTGACTTCTTCCTGTGAGATGGCAACCACCCAACCCAGACCCCCTCCCAAGTACTCCTGGAACCTACCTTTTGCCCTTTTCTTTTGTCCTTCAATGAGAGTGGAGCAAAGGGAAATGAGAGACTCGATGCCTCCTTTG
This DNA window, taken from Equus przewalskii isolate Varuska chromosome 5, EquPr2, whole genome shotgun sequence, encodes the following:
- the FAM186B gene encoding protein FAM186B isoform X2: MEQKGKKRFILLEKIASFSKDAKTKEKHLYEILHWLGHWGDSLTYEIRNRKSQGEEEALDEWIEVMEKVLPLSLIATKGGIESLISLCSTLIEGQKKRAKASKCTFWPGWQEQSPQNSTSYPQPPSPEKMLQDKHTTCTRVSEVKSMLQELLDSTMFNQGDVRAIRYMYAVVENLNKALILQHKENRSLETKYKSLKIEMTKELSSQRLYFQKSLQILESKRDALLKQVEILGGKYHDLLLIKHALEFQLKKAESARGQAEDSAKILVDSPGPLERDTLPKKETVMEETQEEPKKEDQLFSPLSPSPMATAGDSGARPSTYQPLCTMTMYSRIADVYSSTDTESLQPVWPSLVDHKFPKKCERLMAETPGHKVKDQKDFFQEADQEKEGLQIKPHFGKQLSQESSRKEALESKVEHWEEELSWERRRQQWLEEEERWLQQQKKWALQEQEHQEKLRQWEMEDVAREQQQRLGQPGKEHRHPWREPEQPGEDGERMIFMTTSRWRDLEKSSLAPPPSRTQSAHQGRRPHLPRSPDTQQPSPGNQRTVSSATLTQKPRAHWVPTKPRKSASFPVRGISIQKVTQPPLQISPVTLKGKTYHMDVEAQRKNLQLLSEEAELGLPHYLRSRALELTITTMELNALRLQCLCHKYILYRRFQSLREEVINHIQGLRETGATYKAQNLYIFLENIDHQQNLQLQPWKDKQKDLEEKHRECLSSMVTMFPKLQLEWNVHLHTPVVTSPQSRKSKPPPSLLQHIHSSSRSCKQPLEHCTSKHPERVPLRVACQQGKQMEAMWKTDVTSSSHPIEKKTPASLPWDQLGGRPDIPRLLALDVHSSYHKSFMSLKARASATQRKTCLEPPDESAELVRKKSNESFPGTLKSRRIETTPVPTPSLSQ
- the FAM186B gene encoding protein FAM186B isoform X1 translates to MEKDEPPQLVTPKSVNAILSRIEAAQLTRVQEDISSQLSDILDNVNCVINHFQEELGYDLKEKAKSHQMEQKGKKRFILLEKIASFSKDAKTKEKHLYEILHWLGHWGDSLTYEIRNRKSQGEEEALDEWIEVMEKVLPLSLIATKGGIESLISLCSTLIEGQKKRAKASKCTFWPGWQEQSPQNSTSYPQPPSPEKMLQDKHTTCTRVSEVKSMLQELLDSTMFNQGDVRAIRYMYAVVENLNKALILQHKENRSLETKYKSLKIEMTKELSSQRLYFQKSLQILESKRDALLKQVEILGGKYHDLLLIKHALEFQLKKAESARGQAEDSAKILVDSPGPLERDTLPKKETVMEETQEEPKKEDQLFSPLSPSPMATAGDSGARPSTYQPLCTMTMYSRIADVYSSTDTESLQPVWPSLVDHKFPKKCERLMAETPGHKVKDQKDFFQEADQEKEGLQIKPHFGKQLSQESSRKEALESKVEHWEEELSWERRRQQWLEEEERWLQQQKKWALQEQEHQEKLRQWEMEDVAREQQQRLGQPGKEHRHPWREPEQPGEDGERMIFMTTSRWRDLEKSSLAPPPSRTQSAHQGRRPHLPRSPDTQQPSPGNQRTVSSATLTQKPRAHWVPTKPRKSASFPVRGISIQKVTQPPLQISPVTLKGKTYHMDVEAQRKNLQLLSEEAELGLPHYLRSRALELTITTMELNALRLQCLCHKYILYRRFQSLREEVINHIQGLRETGATYKAQNLYIFLENIDHQQNLQLQPWKDKQKDLEEKHRECLSSMVTMFPKLQLEWNVHLHTPVVTSPQSRKSKPPPSLLQHIHSSSRSCKQPLEHCTSKHPERVPLRVACQQGKQMEAMWKTDVTSSSHPIEKKTPASLPWDQLGGRPDIPRLLALDVHSSYHKSFMSLKARASATQRKTCLEPPDESAELVRKKSNESFPGTLKSRRIETTPVPTPSLSQ